In the Candidatus Saccharimonas aalborgensis genome, one interval contains:
- a CDS encoding PIN/TRAM domain-containing protein: METKDIALLAVTLLILGEVTYLLARLPKTSIKSKERPILIDTSVLMDGRITSIASTGFMGGALVIPRSVVGELQFLADNADADKRARARRGLDVITELQAMPMVTVEVLQDGSKAQEGVDERLLSLAKQYTAVICTIDYNLNKVAAVEGIPVLNINELAQSLRMAYLPGEHMMVELVQKGQDSHQGVGYLADGTMVVVEQASNLIGQTVSVEVIRSLQTAAGKMMFARRASDKSIAKPTQSRPQRSRTQDSSHKIISQKESVSPKKIGKNDRDQRPFVPRQKLSRSLSSPRRQDRESALIDLVEKQP, encoded by the coding sequence ATGGAAACAAAAGACATCGCGTTACTCGCTGTCACGCTTCTTATTCTCGGCGAAGTAACGTATCTTTTGGCAAGATTGCCAAAAACATCGATAAAATCAAAAGAACGACCAATATTGATCGATACCTCGGTCCTCATGGATGGGCGGATTACCTCAATTGCATCAACCGGATTCATGGGGGGCGCACTAGTGATTCCGCGTAGTGTGGTCGGTGAGCTACAGTTTCTCGCGGATAATGCCGATGCCGACAAGCGTGCCAGGGCGCGTCGTGGACTTGACGTCATTACTGAGCTACAGGCAATGCCGATGGTGACCGTTGAAGTACTCCAGGACGGCAGCAAGGCCCAAGAAGGGGTAGACGAAAGACTGCTCTCACTTGCAAAACAATACACCGCTGTCATCTGTACTATCGATTACAATCTGAATAAAGTTGCCGCCGTTGAGGGCATTCCTGTCCTCAATATCAATGAGCTCGCGCAGAGTTTACGTATGGCTTACTTGCCTGGCGAGCATATGATGGTAGAACTTGTACAGAAAGGTCAGGATAGCCACCAGGGTGTCGGCTATCTAGCAGATGGGACAATGGTCGTCGTTGAACAGGCGAGCAATCTCATCGGTCAAACTGTCAGTGTCGAAGTGATTCGAAGCCTCCAGACCGCCGCTGGCAAAATGATGTTTGCTCGCCGTGCATCAGATAAATCAATCGCTAAACCGACACAGAGTCGTCCCCAGCGATCTCGTACCCAAGACTCATCGCATAAGATCATCTCACAGAAGGAATCTGTATCACCAAAAAAGATTGGCAAGAATGACCGTGATCAACGCCCATTTGTGCCACGTCAAAAATTATCTCGTTCATTGTCATCTCCTCGTCGTCAGGATAGAGAGAGTGCACTCATCGACTTAGTCGAAAAACAACCTTGA
- the radA gene encoding DNA repair protein RadA — translation MAKTRTQFVCQQCGAVFPKWTGKCEQCGEWNSLVEQTATSEGSSAVARSAKTGRPLTPQTMRTISTKESITRFGTGIADLDSVLGGGVLPGGVVLLAGQPGIGKSTLLLQIASHISATLPVLYASGEESAGQVKLRATRLGAESGDDLHFIASTSADDIAATIRTGAYRLVIIDSVQTLSLAEITSAPGTVSQITNSANVIIRAAKESGAAVILVGHVTKEGSIAGPKVLEHLVDVVLQFEGDRYGGFKVVRAIKNRYGSTSEAAIFEMTETGLTVVKNPSAALLAERQNADGSVVLATLEGNRPILVEIQALVNSTSFGYPKRTASGFDLNRLNLLIAVLERRTKLNLSDKDIYINVVGGLKLADPAADLAVAMAIASAAAGRRLDDELVVFGEVGLGGEIRSASLSDKRIAEAKKLGFTHAIAPVPSKKNSFINGVQDLRHALVDYLK, via the coding sequence ATGGCAAAAACTCGTACGCAATTTGTGTGTCAGCAGTGTGGGGCAGTTTTTCCGAAGTGGACTGGTAAATGCGAACAGTGCGGCGAATGGAACTCACTTGTCGAACAGACAGCAACCTCCGAAGGTAGCTCAGCAGTAGCTAGGAGCGCAAAGACTGGGAGGCCGCTGACCCCTCAGACGATGCGTACCATCAGCACCAAGGAGTCAATCACACGCTTTGGGACGGGGATCGCCGACCTCGATAGTGTACTGGGCGGCGGTGTATTGCCAGGAGGTGTAGTATTGCTCGCTGGTCAACCAGGAATTGGTAAATCGACATTGCTGCTTCAGATCGCCTCGCACATCTCGGCGACGCTGCCCGTCCTCTATGCAAGCGGCGAAGAATCGGCTGGGCAGGTCAAGCTGAGGGCAACTCGACTTGGCGCTGAGTCAGGTGACGACCTACATTTTATTGCCAGTACCAGTGCTGATGATATCGCAGCGACCATCCGGACTGGTGCATATCGGTTGGTCATCATCGATAGCGTCCAGACTTTGAGCCTCGCAGAGATAACCAGCGCACCTGGCACGGTCAGTCAGATCACCAACTCTGCAAATGTCATCATTCGGGCGGCCAAAGAGTCGGGAGCGGCCGTCATACTAGTAGGGCACGTGACAAAAGAGGGATCGATCGCCGGACCAAAGGTCTTAGAGCACCTCGTCGATGTGGTATTGCAGTTCGAAGGAGATCGATACGGTGGCTTCAAGGTAGTACGAGCGATCAAAAACCGCTATGGATCGACGAGTGAGGCAGCGATTTTTGAAATGACAGAAACGGGTCTGACAGTAGTCAAGAACCCCTCCGCGGCTCTCCTTGCTGAACGGCAAAATGCCGATGGATCGGTCGTCCTCGCCACACTTGAGGGTAATAGACCAATTTTGGTAGAGATTCAGGCGCTTGTCAATTCGACAAGCTTCGGGTATCCTAAGAGAACAGCAAGCGGATTTGATCTCAATAGGCTCAATCTTTTGATCGCGGTACTTGAGCGCCGCACCAAACTGAACTTATCGGACAAAGACATCTATATCAACGTTGTGGGAGGTCTTAAACTTGCTGATCCTGCTGCCGATCTCGCGGTGGCAATGGCAATTGCGAGTGCTGCTGCCGGCAGACGACTTGATGATGAGCTAGTTGTGTTTGGCGAAGTGGGACTGGGCGGGGAGATCCGTAGCGCTAGTTTGTCAGACAAGCGGATTGCCGAAGCAAAAAAGCTTGGATTCACGCATGCAATTGCCCCTGTTCCAAGCAAAAAGAATTCATTTATTAACGGCGTACAAGATTTACGCCACGCGCTCGTAGACTATCTGAAATAG
- a CDS encoding ATP-dependent Clp protease ATP-binding subunit — translation MLPDDFADFISHLTDNAKLSVQHADAIARGSGNAYIGTEHLLLGVLAQGSSTGAKVLADVGVTLQRAEDLLNITPQHVVVRTGAVGLSETALLTLKMGWEVAKDHNHDHLGTEHILYSLLKQDNARATVLLRDMEVDVDELIDGLEAHFSEMPGVSEETTAKNGVKPIRGGALATFGIDLTASALAGELDAMIGRAKEVERLVTILSRRTKNNPVLIGEPGVGKTAIVEGLAQRIVAEDVPDHLLDKRVIQLDMAGMIAGTKYRGEFEDRLKKVVTEIKKQGNVIVFIDELHLLVGAGAAEGAMDAANILKPALARGELHMIGATTLDEYRKHIEKDTALERRFQTIVVKEPTLGETLAILKGLKGYYEKHHGVSMSDQALESAVYMADRYVADRFMPDKAIDVIDEAAALIRVKQGHKPSKQREYLKELKGLNEKMEEAVVREDYERAALYKQRISQITEQLEAVREAQEAKNPIVLTEQNIAHAIAVMTNIPVEKVQTSEARLLKQLESHLGKYIIGQKDAVTKVARAIRRSRSGVSSQKRPIGSFVFMGPTGVGKTELARVLAREVFGSEEALIKIDMSEFGEKHTTSRLIGAPAGYVGYEDGGKLTDKIRRQPYSVVLFDEIEKAHPDVFQLLLQLLEDGQLTDAAGRSVSFRNTIIILTSNLGADAMTRETALGFHNTTRKEQQALDQLHLRNVRAAQHELEKFMRPELINRLDGIVTFRALTRQEVGKIFDLLISELQERLVRQGIGLVVSPVAKRHLIDKGYSKTFGARPLRRAIEDELEHAIAEGIISGIYQKGAILEARVEKGNLTLEQRTE, via the coding sequence ATGCTACCAGATGATTTTGCCGATTTTATTTCACACCTTACCGACAACGCCAAGTTGAGTGTTCAGCACGCTGATGCGATTGCTCGGGGAAGCGGGAACGCCTATATAGGCACGGAGCATCTTTTACTAGGAGTTCTGGCACAGGGGAGTAGCACGGGCGCTAAGGTGCTAGCAGACGTTGGCGTGACCCTTCAACGTGCCGAAGATTTGCTCAATATCACCCCTCAGCATGTGGTAGTACGGACGGGCGCTGTTGGACTATCCGAGACGGCGCTGCTGACACTCAAAATGGGCTGGGAGGTTGCCAAGGATCATAACCATGATCACCTCGGAACTGAGCATATTCTCTATAGTCTGCTCAAACAAGATAACGCACGGGCAACAGTCCTGCTTCGCGATATGGAAGTAGACGTCGATGAATTGATCGATGGCCTGGAGGCTCATTTTTCGGAAATGCCAGGGGTAAGTGAGGAAACGACAGCAAAAAATGGCGTCAAACCAATTCGGGGCGGTGCTCTTGCAACCTTTGGAATTGATCTGACAGCAAGTGCACTCGCAGGCGAGCTTGATGCCATGATCGGTCGTGCCAAAGAAGTAGAACGACTTGTCACCATTCTCAGCCGACGCACAAAAAACAATCCCGTGTTGATTGGTGAGCCCGGTGTCGGTAAGACGGCAATCGTAGAGGGGCTGGCACAGCGCATTGTCGCCGAGGATGTCCCGGACCACTTGCTCGACAAACGCGTCATTCAGCTTGATATGGCTGGTATGATTGCCGGCACGAAGTATCGAGGTGAGTTCGAAGATCGCCTTAAAAAAGTTGTTACCGAAATCAAGAAACAAGGCAACGTCATCGTCTTTATTGACGAGTTGCACTTGCTTGTCGGTGCGGGAGCTGCCGAGGGTGCCATGGACGCAGCCAATATCTTGAAACCAGCGCTTGCGCGCGGCGAGCTGCATATGATTGGCGCAACCACGCTCGATGAATACCGCAAACATATCGAAAAAGATACGGCACTTGAGCGGCGTTTTCAGACCATTGTCGTCAAGGAACCGACGTTAGGTGAAACACTTGCTATTCTCAAGGGTCTCAAGGGCTACTACGAGAAACACCACGGCGTCAGCATGAGCGATCAAGCACTTGAGTCGGCGGTCTATATGGCGGATCGCTACGTTGCCGATCGTTTCATGCCCGACAAAGCCATCGATGTCATTGATGAGGCAGCTGCACTTATCAGGGTGAAGCAGGGCCACAAACCAAGTAAACAGCGTGAATATCTAAAGGAACTAAAGGGCCTGAACGAGAAAATGGAAGAAGCAGTTGTTCGGGAGGATTATGAGCGTGCTGCCCTCTATAAGCAGCGAATTAGCCAGATCACCGAGCAGCTAGAAGCGGTCCGCGAAGCACAGGAAGCAAAGAACCCCATTGTTCTTACCGAGCAAAATATTGCACATGCCATCGCGGTCATGACCAATATCCCTGTCGAGAAAGTACAGACGAGTGAGGCGCGTCTCCTTAAGCAGCTCGAATCTCATCTGGGCAAGTATATTATCGGTCAAAAAGATGCCGTGACGAAAGTAGCGCGAGCGATCCGACGAAGTCGCAGCGGCGTGTCGAGTCAAAAGCGCCCGATCGGCAGCTTTGTATTTATGGGACCAACGGGTGTCGGCAAAACGGAACTTGCACGGGTACTAGCACGTGAGGTGTTTGGGAGTGAGGAAGCGCTGATCAAGATTGATATGAGTGAGTTTGGCGAGAAGCATACGACGAGTCGTCTGATCGGTGCCCCTGCTGGGTACGTTGGTTACGAAGATGGTGGTAAGTTAACTGACAAAATCCGTCGCCAACCCTATAGTGTCGTACTCTTTGATGAAATCGAAAAAGCGCATCCTGATGTGTTTCAGCTCCTCTTGCAACTGCTTGAGGATGGACAATTGACAGATGCTGCTGGTCGCAGTGTCAGTTTTCGTAACACTATCATCATTTTGACAAGCAATCTCGGTGCTGATGCAATGACACGAGAAACGGCACTTGGGTTTCACAATACTACAAGAAAAGAACAGCAGGCGCTTGACCAGCTTCATCTCCGCAATGTCCGTGCCGCACAACATGAGTTAGAAAAATTCATGAGGCCTGAGCTTATCAATCGTCTTGATGGGATAGTAACATTTCGCGCCCTCACTCGTCAGGAAGTAGGAAAGATATTTGACCTCCTCATTTCAGAATTGCAAGAACGATTGGTTCGTCAAGGAATTGGCCTGGTAGTAAGTCCGGTTGCAAAACGTCACCTTATCGACAAGGGCTACAGTAAGACATTTGGTGCTCGCCCCTTGCGACGCGCTATCGAGGATGAGCTTGAGCACGCCATTGCTGAGGGAATCATTTCCGGGATTTATCAAAAAGGCGCTATACTAGAAGCACGAGTAGAAAAGGGGAATCTCACGCTTGAACAACGAACCGAATAA
- the nusA gene encoding transcription termination factor NusA: MIPYDQGEHTLPGKDVMEDLNIKQLTLAVRTIAEEKNLPEETVLEIIEQAIAAAWRRDNGEREQEVRAELNINDGTATVYVQREVVEEAINPAIEVSLAEAKKLKKDAKLEDILEEKHEVISFGRVAAQTAKQVVLQRLREAEREVVLAEYEDKIGTVVTGVVQRVEPRVVRIELGKATGIIPQSEQIQGEFYSVGSRLKVFIKDIERDTRGPQLILSRGNEAFIEYLFRQEVPEMETGAVEIKGIAREAGRRTKLAVMSTVPGVDPVGTFVGGHGTRVNAVMNEIGDQEKIDIVTYDENIDTYIRNALSPAEVVKVEIDKETKRAKVFVTEDQQSIAIGRGGQNVRLAARLTGFELDIETATAKPAEKKPKKNIEDGLFAAIEEQGE, encoded by the coding sequence ATGATCCCTTATGATCAGGGAGAACACACTCTCCCAGGAAAGGATGTAATGGAAGATCTCAATATCAAACAACTGACGCTTGCCGTCCGGACAATTGCCGAAGAAAAAAATCTGCCCGAAGAAACAGTGCTCGAGATAATCGAACAAGCAATTGCGGCCGCGTGGCGCCGTGATAATGGTGAGCGTGAGCAAGAAGTTCGCGCTGAGCTCAATATCAACGACGGTACGGCGACTGTTTATGTCCAGCGCGAAGTTGTCGAAGAAGCTATCAACCCTGCTATCGAAGTCAGCCTTGCCGAGGCCAAAAAGCTCAAAAAAGACGCTAAACTCGAGGATATACTCGAGGAAAAGCACGAGGTGATATCATTTGGACGTGTGGCTGCTCAGACGGCGAAGCAAGTGGTGTTGCAGCGTCTGCGAGAAGCAGAGCGCGAGGTGGTACTAGCGGAGTATGAAGACAAGATCGGTACGGTTGTCACCGGTGTCGTACAGCGAGTTGAGCCACGTGTCGTACGGATTGAGCTTGGCAAAGCAACGGGCATTATCCCGCAGAGTGAGCAGATTCAGGGCGAGTTCTACTCAGTTGGAAGCCGACTCAAAGTATTCATCAAGGATATCGAACGCGACACCAGAGGTCCACAGCTCATTTTGAGCCGCGGCAACGAAGCCTTTATCGAATACCTATTTCGTCAGGAAGTTCCCGAGATGGAGACCGGCGCAGTAGAGATCAAGGGCATTGCTCGCGAAGCGGGACGCCGCACCAAACTAGCAGTTATGAGCACGGTTCCAGGAGTCGATCCAGTCGGTACCTTTGTCGGTGGTCACGGAACGCGCGTCAATGCTGTCATGAATGAGATTGGCGACCAGGAAAAAATCGATATCGTGACCTATGACGAAAATATCGATACGTACATCCGCAATGCCCTCAGTCCTGCCGAGGTGGTAAAGGTTGAGATTGACAAGGAAACAAAGCGGGCTAAGGTATTTGTGACCGAGGATCAACAAAGCATCGCCATTGGCCGCGGTGGTCAAAACGTTCGTCTGGCTGCTCGCCTAACCGGCTTTGAACTTGACATCGAAACGGCGACTGCCAAACCTGCCGAAAAGAAACCAAAGAAGAACATTGAGGATGGTCTCTTTGCTGCTATCGAAGAGCAGGGTGAATAG
- the queA gene encoding tRNA preQ1(34) S-adenosylmethionine ribosyltransferase-isomerase QueA yields the protein MQLADFHYDIPEKLIATTPPTVRGDARLLVLDRQSGTVSDRHYPDIVDYLGLGDVLIINDTKVIKARLITTKQTGGTRELVLVEKHGRSDDWHTHKVIYRRKLAVGDKLSVGADTLTVEELLDGGMAIIKSERDLLQIAEEHGSVPLPPYMRRDATPADIERYQTIFAREQGSVAAPTASLNMTEETLSRLRDKGIVVVYATLHVGLGTFLPIRVEDVTDHHMHKEYFEIPAVTVSAIRDAKAKGKRVVALGTTVTRTLEYAHEAILAGPPRDLSGEADIFMYPGYSFKIIDGLITNFHMPDSTVLMLTAAFAGWDKLKPAYEHAIDKSYRFFSYGDSMLIL from the coding sequence ATGCAACTCGCTGATTTTCATTATGATATTCCCGAAAAACTGATCGCGACCACGCCACCGACAGTACGCGGTGATGCGCGGCTGCTAGTTCTTGACCGCCAGAGCGGCACTGTTAGTGATCGACACTACCCAGATATCGTCGACTACCTCGGGCTTGGCGACGTGCTTATCATCAATGACACCAAAGTCATCAAGGCTCGATTGATAACAACCAAACAAACCGGTGGCACACGCGAGCTTGTGCTTGTCGAGAAGCACGGTCGCAGTGACGACTGGCATACCCACAAGGTTATCTACCGACGCAAGTTAGCTGTTGGGGACAAACTCTCTGTCGGAGCCGATACGCTGACGGTGGAGGAACTACTTGATGGTGGCATGGCAATCATCAAAAGTGAGCGTGACCTGCTACAAATCGCCGAAGAACACGGCTCGGTGCCGCTGCCACCGTATATGCGGCGCGACGCAACGCCAGCAGATATCGAGCGATACCAGACGATATTTGCCCGTGAGCAGGGGTCGGTCGCCGCTCCGACGGCAAGTCTCAATATGACAGAGGAGACCCTCTCACGACTCCGCGACAAAGGCATTGTCGTCGTCTATGCAACGCTGCATGTCGGCCTCGGTACGTTTCTGCCTATTCGCGTCGAAGATGTTACCGATCATCATATGCATAAGGAGTATTTTGAGATTCCCGCAGTCACTGTAAGCGCGATACGTGATGCCAAGGCAAAGGGTAAGCGAGTTGTCGCCCTCGGCACGACTGTGACACGCACACTTGAGTATGCTCACGAAGCCATCCTGGCCGGGCCGCCTAGAGACCTCTCGGGCGAAGCAGATATCTTTATGTATCCTGGCTATAGCTTTAAGATTATCGACGGCCTGATCACGAACTTTCATATGCCAGATAGCACCGTCCTCATGCTGACCGCGGCCTTTGCAGGATGGGATAAGCTCAAGCCTGCCTATGAACACGCTATCGACAAAAGCTATCGGTTCTTTAGCTACGGCGACAGTATGTTGATCCTGTAG